A window of the Sporosarcina sp. FSL K6-2383 genome harbors these coding sequences:
- a CDS encoding acyltransferase — protein MKAIINETKKNRYMPGLDGIRAFAVFAVIAYHLNFEWASGGFLGVTIFFVLSGYLITNLLIREWGNTGQINLRNFWIKRARRLLPGQILVLIVVVCWMALFNIPQLADLWGDLLASLFYVTNWWFIFNDVGYFSNFGQPTPLLHYWSLAVEEQFYLVWPVLLLLGLRFVRKRRLLIGFILIGALVSALAMAFLYQLGLMDTSRVYFGTDTRAFALLIGAILAVYLPSQMFEGKIADNKCLRISLDIIGTIGFAILFWMIWQTNQYAAFLYRGGMVLQCIVAATIIAAAIHPSTWISKILGGKLLRWFGVRSYAIYLWHYPILVLFFPWTGGENSIVHILIQIGMTLLFASISWRFIEQPIRYGTARSMWSKICPTKNATSSTVNK, from the coding sequence ATGAAAGCGATCATCAATGAAACCAAGAAAAACCGTTATATGCCTGGGTTAGATGGGATTAGAGCGTTCGCTGTATTTGCAGTGATCGCCTACCATCTCAATTTTGAATGGGCTTCTGGAGGATTTTTAGGGGTAACCATATTTTTTGTCTTATCTGGATATCTAATTACAAATCTACTTATTAGGGAATGGGGGAATACTGGACAGATTAATTTGCGTAATTTTTGGATCAAGCGCGCAAGACGTTTGCTGCCAGGACAAATCCTTGTATTAATTGTGGTAGTCTGCTGGATGGCTCTCTTTAATATTCCCCAATTGGCTGATCTATGGGGTGATTTGCTAGCTTCGCTTTTTTACGTTACGAATTGGTGGTTCATTTTTAACGATGTTGGCTATTTTTCCAATTTTGGACAACCTACACCTCTATTACATTACTGGTCTTTGGCTGTCGAGGAGCAGTTTTATCTGGTTTGGCCAGTTCTGCTCTTGCTGGGACTCCGTTTCGTTCGCAAACGCAGGCTTCTTATTGGGTTCATCCTCATTGGTGCATTAGTTTCTGCACTTGCAATGGCATTTCTCTATCAACTGGGGTTAATGGACACAAGCAGGGTTTATTTTGGGACAGATACCCGTGCGTTTGCCTTGTTGATAGGCGCAATACTTGCGGTATATTTACCTAGCCAAATGTTTGAGGGGAAGATTGCTGACAACAAATGTCTGCGTATTTCATTGGATATCATCGGGACAATTGGTTTTGCCATTCTATTTTGGATGATATGGCAGACCAATCAGTATGCAGCTTTTCTCTACCGCGGTGGAATGGTCCTTCAATGTATTGTTGCAGCTACAATAATAGCCGCAGCGATTCACCCATCCACCTGGATTAGTAAAATTTTAGGCGGCAAGCTACTGCGATGGTTTGGTGTTCGCTCATATGCAATTTATCTATGGCATTACCCTATTTTAGTCTTGTTCTTCCCTTGGACGGGAGGGGAAAATTCCATCGTTCACATTCTCATACAGATTGGTATGACTCTCCTGTTCGCTTCGATTTCATGGCGATTTATCGAGCAACCAATCCGTTATGGAACGGCAAGAAGTATGTGGAGCAAGATCTGCCCTACCAAGAATGCAACAAGTTCTACCGTTAACAAATAA
- a CDS encoding class I SAM-dependent methyltransferase, giving the protein MTDKMVFDKEMATEYDKGVRRTLPTYDSMFKLVQTYLRANTTQQENVLIIGAGGGTELATLGPTNPDWTFTAVDPAPPMLDFARMKAQDLDMTDRVEFIEGTIYDLDEEALFGAATCLLVLHFIADMDEKLRLLKKIRHHLAPGAPFVMATMYGNPNDPAFDELFALWKAYWLDATKLTEDEVDDMEKGVRTLSFISEEEIVSLLSEAGFERIAKFFTTNMFGGWICKAN; this is encoded by the coding sequence ATGACTGACAAGATGGTGTTCGATAAAGAAATGGCAACGGAGTATGACAAAGGAGTTCGTCGAACATTGCCTACCTATGATTCCATGTTCAAGCTGGTGCAGACTTATTTACGGGCGAACACAACACAGCAAGAAAATGTCTTAATCATCGGGGCTGGTGGTGGTACTGAACTCGCGACATTAGGGCCTACAAATCCCGACTGGACATTTACTGCAGTAGATCCTGCACCACCAATGCTCGATTTCGCTCGGATGAAAGCTCAAGATTTAGACATGACAGATCGTGTCGAATTTATTGAAGGAACTATTTACGATTTGGATGAAGAGGCGTTGTTCGGGGCAGCTACCTGTCTGCTTGTTCTTCATTTTATTGCAGATATGGATGAGAAGCTTAGATTATTGAAGAAGATTCGCCATCATTTAGCACCTGGTGCGCCTTTCGTCATGGCGACGATGTATGGTAATCCAAATGATCCCGCATTCGATGAATTATTTGCGCTTTGGAAGGCCTACTGGCTTGATGCGACAAAATTGACCGAGGATGAGGTGGATGACATGGAGAAAGGAGTTCGCACACTGTCCTTCATTTCTGAAGAAGAGATTGTCAGTTTGCTCAGTGAAGCCGGCTTTGAACGGATTGCCAAGTTCTTCACAACAAATATGTTTGGTGGCTGGATTTGTAAAGCGAATTAA
- a CDS encoding LytTR family transcriptional regulator DNA-binding domain-containing protein has translation MSLQFTNVEKRLNDTLIFPAFNLRVDSSQTTAIYSSLNVRYTLLQMLTREIPILNGEISIGNTEISKKHLSDIGFSFLNEGLYERLTVAEQINLYRKLYQTDETASEILRKVHLEEKRNVRTKKLSYSEQRRLQFAKLWIHNPDLLILEEPDQNIDIETQRVLIIMLEEMRANGKNILILTGNMESAVTLADKVYKLNDRGLHKIQMAVESDEEAKEEQSSILEADVEIDKPEIQPVRFEKIPTKVNEKIVLFDPPEIDYIESNDGQSYLHIKGEGFPTMFTMNELEERLQHFGFFRCHRSYIVNLQKVREVITWTRNSYSLILDDEKKSNIPLSKTKMAELKVMLGLK, from the coding sequence ATGAGTTTGCAATTTACGAACGTAGAAAAAAGATTGAACGACACGCTCATTTTCCCTGCATTCAATTTACGTGTAGATAGTAGTCAAACGACGGCAATCTACTCCAGCTTGAATGTGAGATATACACTATTACAGATGTTAACAAGGGAAATACCTATTTTAAATGGCGAAATATCCATAGGCAATACCGAAATTTCGAAAAAACATCTTTCAGATATCGGCTTTTCATTCCTAAACGAAGGACTATATGAGAGATTAACGGTTGCGGAACAGATTAACCTTTATCGAAAACTTTATCAAACAGATGAAACTGCTTCAGAAATTTTACGAAAGGTTCATCTGGAAGAAAAAAGGAATGTAAGGACCAAGAAGCTATCTTACTCAGAGCAACGCCGCCTCCAATTTGCAAAGCTTTGGATTCATAATCCTGACCTGCTCATTTTGGAAGAACCCGACCAAAACATCGATATTGAAACACAACGGGTATTGATTATTATGCTGGAAGAGATGCGCGCTAACGGTAAAAATATTCTCATTCTTACAGGCAATATGGAGAGCGCAGTTACTTTGGCAGACAAAGTTTACAAATTGAACGATAGAGGTTTACACAAAATCCAAATGGCAGTGGAATCTGACGAGGAAGCAAAAGAAGAACAATCCTCCATTTTGGAAGCAGACGTAGAAATCGACAAACCAGAAATCCAACCGGTTCGTTTTGAGAAAATCCCGACGAAGGTCAATGAGAAAATCGTGCTCTTTGATCCGCCGGAAATTGATTATATTGAAAGCAATGATGGGCAGTCATATTTACATATTAAGGGTGAAGGGTTTCCAACGATGTTTACGATGAACGAGCTTGAAGAGCGCCTCCAGCATTTCGGTTTTTTCCGTTGTCATCGTTCCTATATCGTCAATCTTCAAAAAGTACGTGAAGTCATTACATGGACACGGAACAGTTATAGTCTTATTTTGGATGATGAAAAAAAGTCGAACATTCCATTGTCAAAAACAAAAATGGCTGAATTAAAAGTGATGTTGGGCCTGAAATAA
- a CDS encoding N-acetylmuramoyl-L-alanine amidase codes for MKKTILSITLLLFSIITLSACDGNLGDENKNVNYENDKDKDKDSNTAFKVVIDPGHGGEDVGATGASGQYEKDFTFAVSKKVEKLLEQEPGIQVFMTRTDDSFISQESRYRPKYANELNADVFVSIHGNTFTDSNVTGTETYYYHKNSQTLAKIIQKHVVEATGFRDRGVMEQGLFVVKDTKMPAVLIEVGYLTNAHDEFQMWTDDF; via the coding sequence ATGAAAAAAACTATACTGTCAATTACATTACTTTTATTCTCTATTATAACATTATCCGCATGTGACGGGAATTTAGGGGATGAAAATAAAAACGTAAATTATGAAAATGATAAAGATAAAGATAAAGATAGTAATACAGCTTTTAAGGTCGTCATTGATCCGGGACATGGTGGTGAGGATGTCGGGGCGACAGGTGCTAGTGGCCAATATGAAAAGGATTTTACTTTTGCTGTGTCAAAAAAGGTAGAAAAACTTTTGGAACAGGAACCTGGAATACAAGTATTTATGACTAGAACGGATGATAGTTTTATTTCTCAAGAAAGCAGATACAGACCTAAATATGCCAATGAACTAAATGCAGATGTATTTGTATCTATTCACGGTAATACCTTTACCGATTCGAATGTGACAGGTACGGAAACATATTATTATCATAAGAATAGCCAGACTCTTGCTAAAATCATACAGAAACATGTGGTTGAGGCAACCGGATTTAGAGATAGGGGAGTCATGGAACAAGGTCTGTTTGTCGTAAAGGATACAAAAATGCCGGCTGTATTGATAGAAGTAGGTTATCTGACGAATGCTCATGATGAGTTCCAAATGTGGACCGATGATTTTTAA
- a CDS encoding ABC transporter permease has protein sequence MTFSMKRVNAILQKDFKDISRNSAVSITALMPLILAFFFGKMGDVSLEVHYMVINFSMITVGSFVQCSLIAEEKEKNTLRGLMLSPASTLEILGGKSLLSLIATMIIVVIGAFFTGYQPEHMVVMAIAILFSSFFFIGLGTLLGLLAKSVMEASVIILPFMFIFGFGSMFMMFAEKYPILKVIDYTPNMQLMDIAVKMESGVGLGGVWLNFSIIALWIIAVFALTAVVFKKRKMD, from the coding sequence ATGACTTTTTCAATGAAACGTGTAAATGCTATTTTACAGAAAGACTTTAAGGATATTTCAAGAAACTCAGCGGTTTCGATTACAGCGCTTATGCCACTTATTCTTGCATTTTTTTTCGGCAAGATGGGTGATGTATCGCTTGAAGTGCATTATATGGTCATCAATTTTTCTATGATTACTGTTGGGTCATTTGTTCAATGTAGTTTAATAGCTGAAGAGAAAGAGAAGAATACGCTTCGTGGCTTGATGCTATCGCCTGCTTCGACATTGGAAATACTCGGTGGAAAAAGTTTATTAAGTTTGATAGCGACAATGATTATTGTTGTAATTGGAGCTTTTTTTACAGGCTATCAACCAGAGCATATGGTTGTGATGGCCATCGCCATTCTTTTCAGCTCTTTCTTTTTCATCGGTTTGGGGACGCTACTTGGCTTGCTTGCTAAATCTGTTATGGAAGCTTCCGTAATCATTTTGCCATTTATGTTTATATTCGGCTTCGGATCGATGTTTATGATGTTTGCAGAAAAATATCCGATTTTGAAAGTGATTGACTATACGCCAAACATGCAGCTAATGGACATCGCAGTCAAGATGGAAAGTGGAGTCGGACTTGGCGGAGTTTGGTTGAATTTCAGTATTATTGCACTTTGGATTATCGCTGTTTTTGCATTGACAGCAGTCGTTTTTAAGAAACGCAAGATGGATTAA
- a CDS encoding GDSL-type esterase/lipase family protein: MTKKLFFGVFIGVIVLFASACGGGSKQSGSETGSVDAEDPNKSFYHNSVFLGDSLLLGLSDVLGDSNVIANAGATALFAIEKVDKIADKKPKHIYIMLGSDDLLMPVDNPKKDYLENYAKLIKKIKGKIPNVQIHVISVPPVTTEAMEREPRYKNISDYNEGLEKLAVTEKIDYIDLSSIFEEQQNLYGKDGIHFEESFYPLFLDHIKEHIDFSDGVLE, translated from the coding sequence ATGACAAAAAAACTATTCTTTGGTGTGTTTATTGGCGTCATTGTACTATTTGCTTCAGCTTGCGGAGGTGGAAGTAAACAGAGTGGTAGCGAAACAGGTTCTGTTGATGCGGAGGATCCGAATAAATCTTTTTATCATAACAGCGTTTTTTTAGGAGATTCACTTTTATTAGGTTTATCTGATGTGTTAGGGGACTCCAATGTTATTGCTAATGCAGGTGCCACAGCCCTATTCGCTATTGAAAAAGTAGACAAAATTGCGGATAAAAAACCTAAACATATATATATCATGTTGGGGTCAGATGACTTATTGATGCCTGTAGATAACCCAAAGAAAGATTACCTGGAAAACTACGCCAAATTGATAAAAAAGATCAAGGGGAAAATACCGAATGTACAGATCCATGTCATATCGGTACCACCAGTGACTACAGAAGCAATGGAGAGAGAACCACGGTATAAAAACATCTCCGATTATAACGAGGGACTTGAAAAATTGGCAGTAACAGAGAAGATTGATTACATCGATTTGTCCTCTATATTTGAAGAACAACAGAATCTGTATGGTAAGGACGGGATCCATTTTGAGGAAAGCTTTTATCCTCTTTTCCTGGACCACATTAAAGAGCATATTGACTTCTCAGACGGAGTGCTTGAGTAA
- a CDS encoding ABC transporter ATP-binding protein, translating into MENIIEVQSLEKVFANQTALEDVNFQVKKGEIFGFLGPSGSGKTTTIKMLTGQLNQTSGKATVFGEPVSGMKKGNSRKKIGVLTDNSGLYGRLSIYDNLKLYCVLYEVPEQRIAEVLALVNLTEEKKKIVSKLSKGMLQRVTLARTLLHEPELLFLDEPTSALDPVNSQHIHAGLRELQARGTTIFLTTHDMNEAELLCDRVAFLNKGQIRLMDEPGALRKRYSDASMTVELKNNEKVVLKSTAEDAQQLFNYMSSNQVVSIHSNEPTLGDIFVDVTGRKLS; encoded by the coding sequence ATGGAAAACATCATCGAAGTTCAATCATTGGAGAAAGTTTTCGCGAATCAGACGGCACTTGAAGACGTCAATTTCCAAGTTAAAAAGGGAGAGATTTTTGGATTTCTTGGTCCAAGCGGTTCGGGAAAAACGACTACGATTAAAATGTTAACGGGTCAATTAAACCAGACGAGTGGAAAAGCGACCGTCTTCGGAGAACCGGTTTCGGGGATGAAAAAGGGGAATTCACGAAAAAAAATTGGGGTATTGACGGACAATAGTGGTTTGTATGGCAGGTTATCCATTTATGATAATTTGAAGCTCTATTGTGTGCTGTACGAAGTACCGGAACAACGAATTGCTGAAGTGCTAGCACTTGTGAATCTAACAGAAGAAAAGAAAAAGATTGTTTCGAAGTTGTCAAAAGGAATGCTTCAGCGTGTGACGCTTGCTCGGACGCTTTTACATGAACCGGAGCTGCTATTTCTTGATGAGCCCACGTCTGCACTTGATCCGGTTAATTCGCAGCATATTCATGCAGGACTTCGTGAATTGCAAGCCCGTGGCACGACAATATTCCTGACGACACATGATATGAATGAAGCAGAATTGCTTTGTGATCGGGTCGCATTTTTAAACAAAGGTCAAATCAGACTGATGGATGAGCCAGGAGCATTAAGAAAACGTTACTCAGATGCTTCGATGACGGTCGAGTTGAAAAACAATGAAAAAGTTGTGTTGAAGAGCACCGCGGAAGATGCTCAGCAACTATTCAACTATATGTCATCCAATCAAGTGGTTTCCATTCATTCAAACGAACCAACATTAGGCGATATTTTTGTCGACGTGACAGGGAGGAAATTATCATGA
- a CDS encoding DUF3048 domain-containing protein, with translation MTKKMSGLLVFLAIIMLLIAACSKEEPAKEPVPEPEDIVEEEPVEDVSVELFPSLFTGVMKEEENTRRPVLATINNHPLARPQSGISEADMIYELAAEGSVTRLLALFQSELPAEIGPIRSARDYFVHIAKGLDAFYVAHGYSPDAKQLLEQRVVDNINGMQYDGTLFWRSKDRKAPHNSYISGDNILAAEDKTNSSMEISVIPPFAFHESAEDAKMGDNVSSITVKYSSDPNFTSIYAYDVEKGTYTRTVNGYVTVDKANDEQLELSNILVFEASHRTIDSVGRQAVDIESGGKAMLFQAGIAKEIEWQNRDGILVPIENGLSAKLVPGQTWIHVVPTKPGLVTSVTYAP, from the coding sequence ATGACAAAGAAAATGAGTGGATTGCTAGTTTTTTTAGCGATCATTATGTTGCTAATAGCAGCGTGTTCAAAAGAAGAGCCGGCAAAGGAGCCTGTTCCTGAGCCAGAAGATATCGTTGAAGAAGAACCAGTAGAGGATGTGTCCGTCGAATTATTTCCTTCACTCTTCACAGGAGTTATGAAGGAAGAAGAAAATACCCGTCGTCCAGTACTTGCGACGATTAATAATCATCCACTTGCTAGACCGCAATCAGGTATTAGTGAAGCAGATATGATTTATGAGCTTGCTGCAGAGGGCAGTGTGACTAGACTTTTGGCTTTATTCCAAAGTGAGCTGCCGGCAGAAATTGGACCGATTCGAAGTGCGAGGGATTATTTTGTTCATATTGCGAAAGGGCTCGATGCATTTTATGTGGCACATGGTTACAGCCCTGATGCTAAACAATTATTAGAACAACGTGTCGTGGATAATATTAATGGCATGCAGTATGATGGTACGCTGTTCTGGCGTTCCAAGGATCGGAAGGCACCACATAATTCTTATATTTCTGGTGATAACATTCTTGCCGCAGAGGACAAGACGAATTCTTCGATGGAAATATCCGTCATACCGCCATTTGCTTTCCATGAATCTGCTGAAGATGCTAAAATGGGAGATAATGTGTCTTCGATAACGGTCAAATACAGTTCAGATCCGAATTTTACAAGTATTTATGCGTATGATGTAGAAAAAGGAACGTATACACGGACAGTAAATGGTTACGTGACCGTCGATAAAGCAAATGACGAACAGCTCGAGTTGTCGAATATTCTCGTATTTGAAGCGAGCCACCGTACGATTGATAGCGTTGGAAGACAAGCCGTTGATATTGAATCGGGTGGCAAGGCGATGCTGTTTCAAGCAGGGATTGCTAAAGAAATTGAATGGCAAAATCGTGATGGAATTCTCGTGCCGATAGAAAACGGTCTATCGGCGAAGCTGGTTCCAGGACAGACCTGGATTCACGTTGTGCCGACTAAGCCAGGTCTAGTAACATCCGTCACATATGCGCCTTAA
- a CDS encoding adenine deaminase C-terminal domain-containing protein: MWEQHTVKDQLQIINGKKAPDLIIINAEYLHSIYKKWVTGNIWVAGDRIVYAGEEMPAMTEGAEIVDASGKKIVSGYIEPHVHPFQLYNPRTFADYAARLGTTTFISDNMVLFMSLDNETSFSILDQFNKLPFAFYWWARFDSQTVLQNEAQLYNPASIKQWIDRPEVLLGGELTGWPRLMAGDPNMFASVQATKAAGKKVEGHFPGASERTLTRMKLLGVDGDHEAMTVEEVEARLLHGYAVTLRHSSIRPDLPHLLQGIVDKELNVFDHLMMTTDGSTPSFHLDGVVDKCIRVALEAGVPPIDAYLMGSYNVARYYDMTDLHGIIATGRYATLNFLEDETNPVPTDVLSKGHWLKREGQATEPFQAIDWSFVDKFAPDFNLDDKDFTFDHPLGIEMVNDVITKPYTVTIDTTVEKLADDHDESFLMLVDRNGKWRVNTLIKGFATTIQGFASSYSNTGDIILIGKDKKEMLNAFNEMKRIGGGMVLYENGDIVATLPLAIGGGLSVEPVETLITQELALKKALTERGHKHGDAVYTFLFLQSTHLPYIRITQMGLFDVLKNEVLIPVTER, from the coding sequence ATGTGGGAACAACATACTGTAAAAGATCAACTCCAGATCATTAACGGCAAAAAAGCGCCGGATCTTATTATTATTAATGCGGAATACTTACATTCTATTTATAAAAAATGGGTAACGGGCAACATCTGGGTCGCCGGTGATCGAATTGTCTATGCGGGTGAGGAAATGCCAGCGATGACAGAAGGTGCTGAGATTGTCGATGCTTCGGGGAAGAAAATTGTATCCGGTTACATAGAACCTCATGTCCATCCGTTTCAATTGTATAATCCGCGAACGTTTGCAGATTATGCGGCACGGTTGGGAACAACGACCTTTATTTCGGACAACATGGTCTTATTTATGTCACTCGACAATGAAACTTCCTTTTCAATTCTGGATCAATTCAATAAATTACCCTTTGCTTTTTATTGGTGGGCACGCTTTGATTCGCAGACGGTTTTACAGAATGAAGCGCAGTTGTATAATCCCGCGTCCATTAAACAATGGATTGATCGTCCAGAAGTACTGTTGGGCGGCGAACTGACGGGCTGGCCGCGACTAATGGCTGGCGATCCGAACATGTTTGCTTCCGTCCAAGCAACAAAAGCGGCGGGCAAGAAAGTTGAAGGTCATTTCCCGGGGGCATCTGAACGCACGTTAACACGGATGAAGCTTCTTGGGGTAGATGGTGATCATGAGGCAATGACTGTGGAAGAAGTAGAAGCACGGTTGTTACATGGGTATGCCGTGACGCTTCGCCACTCGTCTATTCGCCCGGATCTTCCGCATTTATTGCAGGGCATTGTTGACAAAGAGTTAAACGTATTCGATCATTTGATGATGACAACGGATGGTTCGACACCGTCATTCCATCTTGATGGTGTGGTGGACAAGTGTATTCGTGTTGCGCTGGAAGCAGGTGTTCCACCGATTGATGCTTATCTGATGGGGTCTTATAATGTGGCGCGTTATTATGATATGACTGATTTACACGGTATCATCGCGACAGGTCGTTATGCAACTCTTAACTTTTTGGAGGATGAAACCAATCCTGTGCCAACAGATGTGTTATCTAAAGGACATTGGCTAAAGCGTGAAGGGCAAGCGACTGAACCTTTCCAAGCAATTGACTGGTCGTTTGTGGACAAATTTGCACCAGATTTCAACTTAGATGACAAAGATTTTACCTTCGACCATCCACTCGGCATTGAAATGGTCAATGATGTCATTACGAAACCGTATACTGTCACCATCGATACGACAGTAGAAAAATTGGCAGATGATCATGACGAGAGCTTTTTGATGTTAGTCGACCGCAATGGAAAATGGCGTGTCAATACGCTTATTAAAGGCTTTGCGACAACTATTCAAGGCTTCGCTTCGTCCTATTCTAATACAGGTGACATCATCTTGATTGGGAAAGATAAGAAGGAAATGCTTAATGCGTTCAATGAAATGAAAAGAATTGGCGGCGGTATGGTACTCTATGAAAATGGAGATATTGTGGCAACGCTTCCGCTAGCAATAGGCGGTGGATTGTCGGTAGAGCCTGTGGAGACATTAATTACACAAGAGTTAGCGCTGAAGAAGGCACTGACAGAGCGTGGACATAAGCACGGGGATGCGGTGTATACATTCCTATTCCTGCAATCAACCCACTTACCTTATATCCGTATTACACAGATGGGACTATTTGATGTGTTGAAAAATGAAGTATTGATTCCGGTCACGGAAAGATAG
- a CDS encoding HAMP domain-containing sensor histidine kinase: MKIGIVSKLFMLTTLLGMLILATIFIGQTIFFKQYYANQKVNDIKTSIQSFEKEYVKAEEDGPTIQKLEQDFYRENTTWITTLDSVGNIKYANDFSIEVHLVPSGNEDFSNRVINIPLYSLIGLEDIERLKFNLEQGSLITIDGIEKDDKVIPVILTRVNGQFTLENKLISNKLYGQKATIEPSLKNRLQIYFKGSIKNLQLPVGSVSSNIYSNRILIERIKQFQVNLVLNENYTSESEMMDYKENDINYKIFIKPIKDTYGETTYIFAMTSLQPVDEAVQMLKGYYVYLILFVLLLVVLASFYYSKKIAKPLLQINDTTSKIANLDFSETIPITSKDEIGTLSHNINRLSATLHQHIDQLQQDIEKEKRLEHTRKEFISGVSHELKTPLTIMKSCISILEDGVASHKKDYYFKAMANEVDKMDMLIIDMLELAKFESGTYKMKFDVFYIDQLIEYLCEHLAINITSKQLHVHKQLSAVRVVANQHRIEQVMTNFITNAIRYTPENERIIISTIEENERIKVCVENKGAHIKQEHLGKLWDRFYRGDMSRQRSQGGTGLGLAISKNILELHGVQYGVLNTEDGVMFFFYLNKER; the protein is encoded by the coding sequence ATGAAAATAGGAATTGTATCAAAATTATTTATGCTAACAACATTATTAGGTATGCTCATTTTAGCAACTATTTTTATTGGACAAACTATATTTTTCAAGCAATATTATGCAAATCAAAAAGTAAATGATATTAAAACGAGTATCCAATCCTTTGAAAAAGAGTATGTAAAGGCTGAAGAAGATGGACCAACCATTCAGAAGCTAGAGCAGGATTTTTACCGAGAAAATACAACGTGGATTACAACATTGGATAGTGTAGGAAATATTAAGTATGCGAATGATTTTTCTATAGAGGTTCATTTAGTCCCTTCAGGAAATGAGGACTTCTCTAATCGTGTCATTAACATCCCATTGTATAGCCTGATTGGTTTAGAAGATATTGAAAGGCTAAAGTTTAATCTGGAACAGGGGTCTTTAATTACGATTGATGGAATAGAGAAGGATGATAAAGTTATTCCTGTTATTTTAACAAGAGTAAATGGACAATTTACATTAGAAAATAAACTGATATCAAATAAGCTATATGGCCAGAAAGCCACAATAGAACCTTCACTAAAAAATCGTTTACAAATTTATTTTAAAGGGTCTATTAAGAATCTACAATTACCTGTAGGATCCGTAAGTTCAAATATATATTCAAATCGTATTCTTATAGAAAGAATAAAACAATTTCAAGTAAATCTAGTGTTAAATGAGAATTATACAAGTGAGTCTGAAATGATGGACTATAAGGAAAATGATATTAATTATAAAATATTTATTAAACCAATAAAAGATACGTATGGCGAAACAACATATATTTTTGCTATGACATCGCTACAACCAGTTGATGAAGCTGTGCAAATGTTAAAAGGTTATTATGTATATTTAATACTATTTGTCTTGTTACTTGTTGTACTGGCATCCTTTTATTATTCAAAAAAGATTGCTAAACCATTGTTACAAATAAACGATACGACAAGCAAGATTGCAAACTTGGATTTTTCAGAGACAATACCTATTACATCAAAAGATGAGATCGGTACGCTATCACATAATATCAATAGACTCTCTGCTACTTTGCATCAGCATATCGATCAATTGCAACAAGATATAGAAAAAGAAAAGCGATTAGAACATACACGTAAAGAGTTTATTTCCGGAGTTTCACATGAATTAAAGACACCTTTAACTATTATGAAGAGTTGCATCTCCATTTTGGAAGACGGTGTTGCCAGTCATAAAAAGGATTATTATTTTAAAGCAATGGCAAACGAAGTAGATAAAATGGACATGCTAATTATTGATATGCTGGAATTGGCCAAATTTGAATCTGGCACGTATAAAATGAAATTTGATGTCTTCTATATTGACCAGCTCATTGAATACTTATGTGAGCATTTAGCTATAAACATAACGAGCAAGCAATTACATGTCCATAAACAACTTTCTGCTGTGAGGGTCGTTGCAAATCAACATCGGATTGAGCAAGTTATGACGAATTTTATTACCAATGCGATTCGTTATACACCAGAAAATGAACGTATTATCATTTCCACAATAGAAGAAAATGAGCGTATAAAAGTATGTGTAGAAAATAAAGGGGCTCATATCAAGCAGGAGCATTTGGGTAAATTATGGGATCGTTTTTATCGTGGAGATATGTCTCGTCAACGTTCACAAGGCGGAACAGGATTAGGGTTAGCTATTTCAAAGAATATTTTAGAGCTACATGGTGTGCAGTATGGTGTTTTGAATACTGAGGATGGAGTAATGTTTTTCTTCTATCTAAATAAAGAGCGGTAG